In Candidatus Nanopelagicales bacterium, a single genomic region encodes these proteins:
- a CDS encoding DUF3499 domain-containing protein: protein MSRARRCSKPSCNRSAIATLTYVYADYTAVLGPLATYAEPHCYDLCQVHSERLTAPRGWEVVRLQPDPDALKPSSDDLEALANAVREAGRPRPSEPLAADEPTPPGTMEVNRRGHLRVLRSVDG from the coding sequence GTGAGCCGTGCCCGTCGCTGTAGCAAGCCGTCGTGCAATCGATCCGCGATCGCGACACTCACGTACGTCTACGCCGACTACACCGCTGTACTCGGGCCACTGGCCACGTACGCCGAACCGCATTGCTATGACCTGTGTCAGGTACACAGCGAGCGGCTGACCGCACCCAGGGGGTGGGAAGTCGTAAGGCTCCAACCCGATCCAGACGCGTTGAAACCCAGTAGTGATGACCTGGAGGCTCTGGCGAACGCGGTGCGGGAAGCCGGGCGTCCGCGTCCCTCGGAACCGCTGGCCGCCGACGAGCCCACCCCCCCAGGGACGATGGAAGTCAACCGGCGGGGTCACTTGAGGGTTCTTCGCAGCGTCGACGGCTGA